In Thermodesulfobacteriota bacterium, the following are encoded in one genomic region:
- a CDS encoding M14/M99 family metallopeptidase encodes MANPCRTFLPRSCRLRAAALLLVVLALAGLPAAVLAQGLHEVFLAGTEHELHVYRILGHEPGKTIMLIGGIQGDEPGGYLTADLYADVALKRGNLIVVPRANFYSILLNRREGRTGDMNRKFSPQEAKTRSMEEEVVAVLKHLIAESDCLLNLHEGSGYYAPTWISDNENPKRFGQSIIFDAARFPVPAKGRTVELEVLATRVAERVNTQLDNPRHRFRPNNHNTLSEASLHKEQRTSATYYALTQAHIPAFGVETSKDIDTLETKIRLHKLVINTFMEELGIELEAPGVVVDSPRLEYVLIQINAGLPLAVPNGARLEIAPGDEIQVTDIIANYQRGLVADLEGIGNRNDTRKPFRIQEPTRVVIRKDAQECGTVTIAPRAGGATVVAAATPAAMPAGPAPAPRILDLLVEVAGTERTVAPNGTLRVARGSRIVIKGLRTSPKEMAGRMEVNLKGFAPKRGPNDGNDLDTPISFPADLMSRFSENRAGRRYPVEASLGQEVLGRFWLEVAGR; translated from the coding sequence ATGGCCAATCCTTGCCGCACCTTCCTGCCCCGCTCCTGCCGTCTCCGGGCTGCCGCCTTGCTGCTGGTGGTCCTCGCCCTGGCCGGGCTGCCGGCGGCTGTCTTGGCCCAGGGCCTCCACGAGGTGTTTCTGGCCGGCACCGAGCACGAGCTGCACGTCTACCGGATCCTGGGCCATGAGCCGGGCAAGACCATCATGCTCATCGGCGGCATCCAGGGGGATGAGCCGGGCGGCTATCTGACCGCCGATCTTTACGCCGACGTGGCCCTGAAGCGCGGCAACCTCATCGTCGTGCCCCGGGCCAACTTCTACTCCATCCTCCTCAACCGGCGGGAGGGCCGGACGGGCGACATGAACCGCAAGTTCTCGCCCCAGGAGGCCAAGACGCGCTCCATGGAGGAGGAGGTGGTGGCGGTTCTGAAGCACCTCATTGCCGAGAGCGACTGCCTGCTGAACCTGCATGAGGGCTCCGGCTACTACGCCCCCACCTGGATCAGCGACAACGAAAACCCCAAGCGCTTTGGCCAGAGCATTATTTTCGATGCCGCCAGGTTCCCGGTTCCGGCCAAGGGGCGGACCGTGGAGCTGGAGGTGCTGGCCACCCGGGTGGCGGAGCGGGTCAATACCCAGCTGGACAACCCCCGCCACCGTTTCCGGCCCAACAACCACAACACCCTGTCCGAGGCGTCCCTCCACAAGGAGCAGCGCACCTCGGCCACCTACTATGCCCTGACCCAGGCCCACATCCCGGCCTTCGGCGTCGAGACCTCCAAGGACATCGATACCCTGGAGACCAAGATCCGCCTCCACAAGCTGGTGATCAACACCTTCATGGAGGAGCTGGGCATCGAGCTGGAGGCACCGGGGGTGGTGGTGGACAGCCCCCGCCTGGAGTACGTGCTCATCCAGATCAACGCCGGCCTGCCCCTGGCGGTGCCCAACGGCGCCCGCCTGGAGATCGCCCCCGGCGACGAGATCCAGGTCACCGACATCATCGCCAACTACCAGCGGGGCCTGGTGGCCGACCTGGAAGGGATCGGCAACCGCAACGACACCCGGAAGCCCTTCCGGATCCAGGAGCCGACCCGGGTGGTGATCCGCAAGGATGCCCAGGAGTGCGGCACGGTCACCATCGCCCCCCGGGCCGGTGGGGCCACGGTGGTGGCTGCCGCCACACCGGCGGCCATGCCGGCCGGCCCGGCGCCTGCCCCCCGGATTCTGGACCTGCTCGTGGAGGTGGCGGGCACCGAGCGTACCGTCGCCCCCAACGGCACCCTCAGGGTGGCTCGGGGCAGCCGGATCGTCATCAAGGGCCTGCGCACCAGCCCCAAGGAGATGGCCGGCCGGATGGAGGTCAATCTCAAGGGCTTCGCCCCCAAGCGGGGCCCCAACGACGGCAACGACCTCGATACCCCCATCAGCTTCCCGGCCGATCTCATGAGCCGCTTCTCCGAGAACCGGGCCGGCCGCCGCTATCCGGTGGAGGCCAGCCTGGGACAAGAGGTGCTGGGTCGCTTCTGGCTTGAGGTGGCGGGCCGCTGA